ATGCACTCCGCAAGAGCCGCGGGCGCTACGCCGCCGCGGCGGGCGTGGAGACGAGCCCGGCCAGGGCAAGCGTCTCCAGGGTCGCGGGAGGGAGATCCGCGACCAGGTTGCCGTTGTTCAGCCGAATCGAGGCGGCCGCGAGGGCCGTTTCGGGGGCGATCTCCTGGTGTACGAGCCCGCCGCGGGAGCGCTGCACCAGCACGTCGCGCGGCGCGCCCCGCTCGGGCGTGGCGCCAAGCTCGAAGCGGCGCAGCTCCGACGCGTCGTAGCCCAGCCGCACCAGGGCATGCGGACGTACCACCACCTCCCGCGCGGTGCCGTCCACGCGCAGCGACGCGCGACGCTCGGCGCCCCAGCGGACGCTGAGCTCGGCCCGCTCCAGCTCGAACGTCTCGGTGGTGATGCGCTGCATGCGCGGCTGGCGATCGAACCAGCGCGCGAACAGCACGCGCTCCAGCGGCCGGCGCTCGTCCGGCTGAAGCTGCGTCAGGTCGCCCGCCGCACGCGCGATCCCGTCGATCATCTCCCACAGCGACCCGCCGTCCTCCGTGACCCACCGGTACAGCGTGAGCGGAAACGCCTGGAAGAGCGTGTACGCCACGTGCATCCCGCTCGCGAACCGCTCCCATACGTCCGGCGGCAGGTGGGTGTTGTGGAAGGGGAAGAGCCGCGGGTGCTGGCGCGCGTAGTCGTTCACCTGCACCACGTCCGGGCAGTCCAGAAGGAGGCGCGGCTTGAGCTCGGAGTACGTGACGGTGCCCCCGTGCGCCTGCTCGCTGGGCGTTCCGTTGTAGAGCGTAAGGGTGTTGAGCCGAAGCCCCGCGCCGTTGCAGCGCGCGAAGAGCGCGGTGACCAGGGTGCGGTTGATGCGGTCGACGCCGCTCTGCGGGTTCTCCACCAGGAAGGCGCAGGTGGGGGTGACCCCGCTCGCCACCGAGTAGCGGAGCGTGCGCTCCAGCGGCTCCCACCCACGGTAGAACTTCTTGAGGTACTCCTTCTGGCACTCCTCGTTGACGGCGTCGATGCCGGTGAAGGCGTTGGTGCACCCCGCGGCCCCCAGCAGCCGCATCATCTCCTCCGTCATCTGAGGAAGAGTCGTATAGCAGTTCCACGTGAGGGTGAACCCCGCGTTCGCCATGGCGATGCACGCCTCCTTGGCGAAGCGGGTGTTGTTCACGAAGTTGTCCTGCACGAAGAACAGGTGGCCGGCGCCCAGGTCCTGCAGCCGCTGCATGTCGGCCAGCATGCGGTCGATGCTCTTGGACTGCCCGCCTGAGCCGTAGTGCACCGGGCTGTAGCAGAACGAGCACTTGTACATGCAGCCGCGCCCCGGCTCGTAGTCCAGCACGCGGTCGGGGTTCACGCGGAAGTACTCGGCGGTGTCCACCAGGTCGTACGCGGGGGCCGGAAGCTGGTCCATGGAGTCGAACGGCTTTCGCGTGTGCGACGCCACCACCTCCCCGCCGTGGCGGAAGGCGACGCCGGGCGCCGGCGCGGCGTGCGTTGGGCGCCCCCCGCCGCGAAGCGTGCGCACCAGCTCGCGCGCCGGCAGCTCGCCCTCGCCCTTGATTACGAAGTCGACCCACGGGTAAAAGGTGAGGACTTCCTCCGCGATCGCCGAGAAGTGGGTTCCGCCGAGCACCAGGTGCACCGCGGGGTCCGCTTCCTTGACGAGCCGGGCCAGCTCCAGCGCCACGTGCGAGTTCACCACCATCGACGTCAGCCCGACCACGTCCGGCGCGTGCGCGGCGATCAGCGCGAGCGCGCGCCGGTAGAAGCCGTCCCCTACGAAGGCGTGGTCCGCGGTCGCGCGCAGGTTGAAGTCGAGGATGGCGACCTCCGCCCCCTCCTCGCGGATCGCCGCGCCCAGCGAGAGGAGCCCCAGCGGCGGGGCCAGCTCGAAGGCGTCGTAGTAGTTGTTGGGCGGGTTGATGAGCAGGACCTTCATAAAAAAGCTCCCGGAAATACGAGGCGACGGCGGATCGGCCCCTCCGTGGTGCGGCCCACCGCCATATATAATGCACGCTCTTTTCGTGTCAAACAAACATTTGAAGATGATTCCGTTGGCCTCTCCGGCGCGTACTGGCGTGCGCCGGCGGCCTCAATGCGGACAAAGGGGCACGGAGACCAACATCATCTCCGTGCCCCCTTCAGCTTACCGCGGAGGCTTCAGCCGCCCGCCCGCAGCGTGACCACCGGGTCCACGCGGGCGGCGCGGCGCGCGGGGAGGTACGAGGCTAACAGCGCGACGCCGGTGAGGCCGAGCGCGACCGCGGCGTAGGTCAGCGGGTCCATGGGGCCGACGCCGAACAGGTGCGCGGAGATCAGCCGGGTCAGCATCAGCGCGCCCGCGATGCCGATGCCGATCCCCGCCAGCGTCATGGTGAGCCCCTGGCGCAGGAAGAGCCGCCGCACGTCGCCCGCGCTGGCGCCAAGGGCGATGCGGGTGCCCACCTCGCGCGTCCGCTGCGCCGCGATGTAGGCGATCACGGCGTAGATGCCGACCACCCCCAGGACGAGCGCGACCGCGGCGGCGATCCCCAGCATCACCATCATGAACGAGGTGCGCGCCATGGAGCCCGCGCGGATCTGCTCCAGCGTCTCCACCCTGGCGATGGGGAGCGACGGGTCGACCGCGCGGACCGCCTGCCGGAGCTCCTGAATCAGGGCCTGCGTCCCCGCGCGGGGCGAGCGCACCACGAACACCATCTCGCTGCTCCCGTAGCTGTTGTGCATCAGCGGCCAGTACACGATGGCGGTCGCCGGCCGGTCGACGCCGTCGTCCCGCTCGTCCCCCACCACCCCGACGACCTCCTGCCAGGGCGACGCGGGGTCGTTGCGCACCCGTTTGCCGATGGCGCGCGCGGCATCGCCCCAGTACGCGCGCGCCAGGTTGGCCGAGATCACCACGGCCTGACGACCCTGGTGGATGTCGTCCCAGGAGATGGGGCGGCCCGCCACGACGGGGTTCCCCATCGTCTCGTGGTAGCCCGGACCCACGGCCTTGAAGCGGCGCAGCGGCGGAAGCTCCCCGGCCGGCGTCGCGACGCCCTCCACGTAGAGCGGGTTCGTGTTGTCCTCGCCATCCATGGTGACAGACGATGCGAAGCCCACCGACTTCACGCCTGGGATCGCGGCCGCGCGCTCCGAGATCTGCCGGAAGGTGCGGGCGACGGCACCGGTGTCTCCGCTCTCCAGCGGGAGCGGCACCTGGAAGCTCTGCACCTCGCGCGGAGCCGCGAAGCCGGGCTCCACCTGCCGCATCGCGACGAAGGTGCGGATCATCAGGCCGGATGCGATCAGCAGCATCATGGTCAGCGCCACCTCGGCCACCACCAGCCGGCTGCGGAGGCGGTTGCGGCCGGGCCCGTCGCTGGCGGCGCGGCCTCCTTCCCTCAGCCGGCTCGCGTCGTCCGTCCCCAGCCGCGCGACGGGGACGAGCCCGCAGCAGACCCCCGCCGCGAGCGAGACCACGACGGCGAAGAGCAGGACGACGGGGTCGATTCCGATCTCCTCCACCCGCGGCAGCTCGGCGGGCGCGATGCGGCGCAGCAGGCGGGTCCCCGCGTGCGCCAGGAACAGCCCCGCCACCCCGCCTCCCACCCCGATCACCAGGCTCTCCGAGAGCAGCTGCCGCGCGACGCGCCCGCGCCCCGCGCCCAGCGCGGCACGCACGGCGAGCTCCTGCTGGCGTCCCTCCGCCCGCACCAGGAACAGGTTGGCGACGTTGGCGCAGGCGATGAGGAAGACGACCGCGACGCTCCCCAGCAGGATCCAGAGCGGCCGGTCCACCCCGCCGACCACGTCGCGGACGAGCGGGCGCACGTCGGGCCGCAGTCCGAAGGGACGGTACTGCGCGGGGAGGAGCGGGATCATGCGCGCGACGTCGGCGTTCGCCTGCTCCACCGTGACGCCGGGCTTGA
The Longimicrobium sp. DNA segment above includes these coding regions:
- a CDS encoding radical SAM protein, which translates into the protein MKVLLINPPNNYYDAFELAPPLGLLSLGAAIREEGAEVAILDFNLRATADHAFVGDGFYRRALALIAAHAPDVVGLTSMVVNSHVALELARLVKEADPAVHLVLGGTHFSAIAEEVLTFYPWVDFVIKGEGELPARELVRTLRGGGRPTHAAPAPGVAFRHGGEVVASHTRKPFDSMDQLPAPAYDLVDTAEYFRVNPDRVLDYEPGRGCMYKCSFCYSPVHYGSGGQSKSIDRMLADMQRLQDLGAGHLFFVQDNFVNNTRFAKEACIAMANAGFTLTWNCYTTLPQMTEEMMRLLGAAGCTNAFTGIDAVNEECQKEYLKKFYRGWEPLERTLRYSVASGVTPTCAFLVENPQSGVDRINRTLVTALFARCNGAGLRLNTLTLYNGTPSEQAHGGTVTYSELKPRLLLDCPDVVQVNDYARQHPRLFPFHNTHLPPDVWERFASGMHVAYTLFQAFPLTLYRWVTEDGGSLWEMIDGIARAAGDLTQLQPDERRPLERVLFARWFDRQPRMQRITTETFELERAELSVRWGAERRASLRVDGTAREVVVRPHALVRLGYDASELRRFELGATPERGAPRDVLVQRSRGGLVHQEIAPETALAAASIRLNNGNLVADLPPATLETLALAGLVSTPAAAA
- a CDS encoding ABC transporter permease, whose translation is MFLNARAWAADLIRDVLYGLRQHARRPGFATVSILTLGLGVGATTAIFSVVNGVLLKPLPFSEPERLVGVHHQGYGQGPGTFFTYRDHNRTFEALGAWEANEVSITGGAEPERVEALAVTAGTLPLLGVKPALGRVFTREDDAPGSPLRVVLTHGYWRRALGGDPAVVGRTIRVDSSVAEVIGVLPESFRFLRRHPAVVLPMRLDPADESAFDFAAVARLKPGVTVEQANADVARMIPLLPAQYRPFGLRPDVRPLVRDVVGGVDRPLWILLGSVAVVFLIACANVANLFLVRAEGRQQELAVRAALGAGRGRVARQLLSESLVIGVGGGVAGLFLAHAGTRLLRRIAPAELPRVEEIGIDPVVLLFAVVVSLAAGVCCGLVPVARLGTDDASRLREGGRAASDGPGRNRLRSRLVVAEVALTMMLLIASGLMIRTFVAMRQVEPGFAAPREVQSFQVPLPLESGDTGAVARTFRQISERAAAIPGVKSVGFASSVTMDGEDNTNPLYVEGVATPAGELPPLRRFKAVGPGYHETMGNPVVAGRPISWDDIHQGRQAVVISANLARAYWGDAARAIGKRVRNDPASPWQEVVGVVGDERDDGVDRPATAIVYWPLMHNSYGSSEMVFVVRSPRAGTQALIQELRQAVRAVDPSLPIARVETLEQIRAGSMARTSFMMVMLGIAAAVALVLGVVGIYAVIAYIAAQRTREVGTRIALGASAGDVRRLFLRQGLTMTLAGIGIGIAGALMLTRLISAHLFGVGPMDPLTYAAVALGLTGVALLASYLPARRAARVDPVVTLRAGG